In the Acidovorax sp. A79 genome, one interval contains:
- a CDS encoding penicillin-binding protein 2 — MSRSVLYTSSPLLASKTPVWRSKFIVAAIALGFMGLAGRAAYVQVFGNAFFQRQGEVRFARTLELPANRGKIVDRNGLILASSVPAASIWAIPEDVEQDRPEVRAKLKQLAKLLDMPLAELQRKLADEDKTFVWIKRQLDWDVGREIAALDIKGIYQRKEYKRQYPEGEAAAHVVGFTNVEDHGQEGMELAFDKELAGKAGSRRVIKDRLGRVVEGVGETVPPVDGKDMQLSIDSKVQFFAYQKLRDQVALHKAKAGSVVVLDAHTGELLALANYPSYVPDKRQNLTGEQLRNRALTDVFEPGSTMKPFTIGLALESGRVRPDTIVDTNPGRINITGSTISDTSNHGVLTVEGVIQKSSNVGTTKIAMQMPAREMWETFSAAGFGQKPQLHFPGVVTGRLRPYKTWRPVEQATMSYGYGLSASLFQMARSYTVFANGGRVIPATMFKTSEPALGVPVFSERTADQVRKMLQMAAGPGGTGQKAQTLGYSVGGKSGTARKQVGKNYASGKYRAWFTGMAPIDKPRIIVAVMIDEPSNGVFYGGAVAAPVFSEVVQQTLRMMGVQPDMAVKPQIVAKEVEESL; from the coding sequence ATGAGCCGCAGCGTGCTCTATACCTCCAGCCCGCTGCTGGCGAGCAAGACGCCCGTCTGGCGCAGCAAGTTCATCGTGGCGGCGATCGCGCTGGGTTTCATGGGGCTGGCGGGGCGCGCTGCCTACGTGCAGGTGTTTGGCAACGCCTTCTTCCAGCGCCAGGGCGAAGTGCGCTTCGCGCGCACGCTGGAGCTGCCGGCCAACCGCGGCAAGATCGTGGACCGCAATGGGCTGATCCTGGCGTCCAGCGTGCCGGCGGCCAGCATCTGGGCGATTCCGGAAGACGTGGAGCAGGACAGGCCCGAGGTCCGCGCCAAGCTCAAGCAACTGGCCAAGCTGCTCGACATGCCATTGGCCGAGCTGCAGCGCAAGCTGGCCGATGAAGACAAGACCTTCGTCTGGATCAAGCGCCAGCTCGACTGGGATGTGGGTCGGGAGATCGCGGCACTGGACATCAAGGGCATCTACCAGCGCAAGGAGTACAAGCGCCAGTACCCCGAAGGGGAAGCCGCGGCCCACGTGGTGGGTTTCACCAACGTGGAAGACCACGGGCAGGAAGGCATGGAGCTGGCCTTCGACAAGGAGCTGGCGGGCAAGGCGGGCTCGCGCCGCGTGATCAAGGACCGCCTGGGCCGGGTGGTCGAGGGCGTGGGCGAGACCGTGCCTCCGGTCGATGGCAAGGACATGCAGCTGTCCATCGACAGCAAGGTGCAGTTCTTTGCCTACCAGAAGCTGCGGGACCAGGTCGCGTTGCACAAGGCCAAGGCGGGCAGCGTGGTGGTGCTCGATGCCCACACGGGCGAGCTGCTGGCGCTGGCCAACTACCCGAGCTACGTCCCCGATAAGCGCCAGAACCTCACGGGCGAGCAGCTGCGCAACCGCGCGCTCACCGACGTTTTCGAGCCCGGCTCGACCATGAAGCCGTTCACCATCGGCCTGGCGCTGGAATCGGGGCGCGTGCGGCCCGACACCATCGTGGACACCAATCCGGGCCGGATCAACATCACGGGCTCCACCATCTCCGACACCAGCAACCACGGCGTGCTCACGGTGGAAGGGGTGATCCAGAAGTCGAGCAACGTGGGCACCACCAAGATCGCCATGCAGATGCCCGCGCGCGAGATGTGGGAGACCTTCTCGGCCGCGGGCTTCGGCCAGAAGCCGCAGCTGCATTTTCCTGGCGTGGTGACTGGGCGCCTGCGCCCCTACAAGACCTGGCGCCCGGTGGAGCAGGCCACCATGTCCTACGGCTACGGCCTGTCGGCCAGCCTTTTCCAGATGGCGCGCTCGTACACGGTGTTCGCCAATGGCGGCCGCGTGATTCCGGCCACCATGTTCAAGACCTCCGAGCCCGCCCTGGGCGTGCCCGTGTTCTCCGAACGCACCGCCGACCAGGTGCGCAAGATGCTGCAGATGGCCGCGGGCCCCGGCGGCACCGGCCAGAAGGCGCAGACCCTGGGCTACTCGGTGGGCGGCAAGTCCGGCACCGCGCGCAAGCAGGTGGGCAAGAACTACGCCTCGGGCAAGTACCGGGCATGGTTCACCGGCATGGCGCCCATCGACAAGCCGCGCATCATCGTGGCCGTGATGATCGACGAGCCCAGCAACGGCGTGTTCTACGGCGGTGCCGTGGCCGCGCCCGTGTTCAGCGAAGTGGTGCAGCAGACGCTGCGCATGATGGGCGTGCAGCCGGACATGGCGGTCAAGCCGCAGATCGTGGCCAAAGAGGTGGAGGAATCGCTATGA
- a CDS encoding STAS domain-containing protein gives MSKEETTPGGLLSKVVRFVRNPTVNWTELDSAQNDRESQYSKQMLKEMIERKRRNDFVRRREFDQLRKLRQREVLQGQRTEDPTARPSFFQSSMASPDERAVTLKKIDEIEAQMSQQWWKSKQGAEAPTQPGVMPEPPSAATTDSAHARAYAPTAPGSLPAPLGDNNNQAAGVQPLFADDSMAIGRFGGTDAQMLAGPGPGEASFSPAAATVATPAPASEPEEFVHEPDLEEAAIRFANGDHAGAESGLLDVLAQHQQDDPEEQLEIWMTLFDLYRATGQHDRFDTLAIDFAAQYSRSAPLWFSMPQQLGMAPAPAAAAPGATGAAPAGAVRRDFSWNAPASLAVSSVAALQASLVRAASPWTLSWTRLAAIDEAAVPLLADQFTQWAERDGQLVFSGVEKLNALLDAKTQSGDRATSPEWWRLRMAALRLMGKPDEFELVALDYCVTYEVSPPSWVSPRCGYSDNEGVSSGAAPLSVDSDFLASDLGESVPAPAETGPVAQLSGHIDGDATPLLEPFQALLRPGVPLTIACDKLIRVDFAAAGSVLNWAAEQQGQGHVIQFHNLQRLVAIFFNVIGINEHAWVVPRKN, from the coding sequence ATGAGCAAGGAAGAAACCACCCCTGGCGGACTGCTTTCGAAGGTGGTGCGGTTTGTGCGCAATCCCACGGTCAACTGGACGGAGCTGGACTCCGCGCAGAATGACCGGGAGAGCCAGTACAGCAAGCAGATGCTCAAGGAGATGATCGAGCGCAAGCGCCGCAACGATTTCGTGCGGCGCCGCGAGTTCGATCAGTTGCGCAAGCTGCGCCAGCGCGAGGTGCTGCAGGGGCAGCGCACCGAGGACCCCACCGCCAGGCCGTCGTTCTTCCAGAGCAGCATGGCGTCGCCCGACGAACGCGCCGTGACGCTCAAGAAGATCGACGAGATCGAGGCGCAGATGTCGCAGCAGTGGTGGAAGAGCAAGCAAGGGGCCGAGGCGCCCACCCAGCCGGGCGTCATGCCCGAGCCCCCCAGCGCGGCAACGACGGATTCCGCGCACGCCAGGGCCTACGCGCCCACCGCGCCCGGTAGCCTGCCTGCGCCGCTGGGCGACAACAACAACCAGGCCGCCGGTGTCCAGCCGCTGTTTGCCGATGACAGCATGGCGATTGGCCGGTTTGGCGGCACCGATGCGCAAATGCTCGCGGGCCCAGGCCCGGGCGAAGCGTCCTTCAGCCCTGCGGCGGCTACAGTGGCAACGCCAGCGCCGGCATCCGAACCGGAGGAATTCGTGCACGAACCCGATCTAGAAGAAGCCGCCATCCGGTTCGCCAATGGCGACCACGCGGGGGCAGAGTCCGGCCTGCTCGACGTGCTGGCCCAGCACCAGCAGGATGATCCCGAAGAGCAACTCGAAATCTGGATGACGCTCTTCGACCTGTACCGCGCAACCGGTCAGCACGACCGGTTCGACACCCTGGCCATCGACTTCGCCGCACAGTACAGCCGTTCGGCGCCGCTGTGGTTCTCCATGCCGCAGCAGCTGGGCATGGCGCCGGCTCCCGCCGCGGCGGCGCCCGGTGCCACGGGCGCCGCGCCGGCCGGCGCGGTGCGCCGCGATTTCAGCTGGAATGCCCCGGCCTCCCTGGCGGTGTCGTCCGTCGCCGCGCTGCAGGCCTCCCTGGTCCGCGCCGCATCCCCCTGGACGCTGTCCTGGACGCGCCTGGCCGCCATCGACGAAGCCGCGGTGCCTTTGCTGGCCGACCAGTTCACCCAGTGGGCCGAGCGTGACGGGCAACTGGTGTTTTCGGGGGTCGAGAAGCTCAATGCGCTGCTCGACGCCAAGACCCAGTCCGGAGACCGTGCCACCAGCCCTGAGTGGTGGCGCCTGCGCATGGCGGCGCTGCGGCTCATGGGCAAGCCCGACGAGTTCGAACTGGTCGCGCTCGACTACTGCGTGACCTACGAGGTGTCGCCGCCCTCCTGGGTATCGCCGCGCTGCGGATATTCGGACAACGAGGGCGTGTCTTCCGGGGCCGCGCCGCTGTCGGTGGACAGCGACTTCTTGGCGTCCGACCTGGGCGAGTCGGTGCCCGCGCCCGCGGAGACGGGGCCCGTGGCCCAGCTCAGCGGCCACATCGACGGCGATGCCACGCCGCTGCTGGAGCCCTTCCAGGCCCTCCTGCGGCCCGGCGTGCCGCTCACCATTGCGTGCGACAAGCTCATCCGCGTGGACTTTGCCGCCGCGGGCTCGGTGCTCAACTGGGCGGCCGAGCAGCAGGGCCAGGGCCATGTGATCCAGTTTCACAACCTGCAGCGGCTGGTGGCCATCTTCTTCAATGTGATCGGCATCAACGAGCACGCCTGGGTGGTGCCCCGCAAGAACTAG
- the mraZ gene encoding division/cell wall cluster transcriptional repressor MraZ gives MFQGASSLSLDAKGRLSVPTRHRDVLAATASGQLTITKHPHGCLMVFPRPEWEKFRERIAQLPMSAQWWKRIFLGNAMDVEMDATGRVLVSPELREAAGISKDTMLLGMGNHFELWDKATYDEQEAKAMQGEMPDVFKDFSF, from the coding sequence GTGTTTCAAGGTGCTTCGTCGCTGAGTCTCGATGCGAAGGGTCGGCTGTCCGTGCCGACCCGGCATCGTGACGTCCTCGCGGCCACGGCATCCGGCCAGCTCACCATCACCAAGCACCCGCACGGCTGCCTCATGGTCTTCCCCCGTCCGGAGTGGGAGAAGTTCCGCGAGCGCATCGCCCAGCTGCCCATGTCCGCCCAGTGGTGGAAACGCATCTTCCTGGGCAATGCCATGGATGTGGAGATGGACGCCACGGGCCGCGTGCTGGTTTCGCCCGAGCTGCGCGAGGCGGCCGGTATCTCCAAAGACACCATGCTGCTGGGCATGGGCAACCATTTCGAACTCTGGGACAAGGCCACCTACGACGAGCAGGAGGCCAAGGCCATGCAGGGCGAGATGCCGGATGTCTTCAAGGACTTCTCCTTCTAA
- a CDS encoding GTP-binding protein produces the protein MALIPVTILTGFLGSGKTTLLKRLLSEAHGQKIAVIENEFGEENIDNDILVTESKEQIVQMSNGCICCTIREDLRETLQLLAAKKRKNLLEFDRIVIETTGVADPGPVAQTFFMDEEIAETYLIDSIITLVDAKHAPQQLNDRQEARRQVGFADQIFLSKTDLVSAEETDALIHRLKHMNPRAPIKAVHFGEVPLSEVLDLRGFNLNAKLDIDPEFLKEEGDGHDHHDHDHEHGEHCSHPSHQHDHGHGHHHHHDDDVKSFVFRSERPFDPAKLEDFLGAIVNIYGPRMLRYKGVLNMKGTERKVIFQGVHQLMGSDLGPQWAEGEPRTSKMVFIGIDLPKDIFLQGLEQSLV, from the coding sequence ATGGCATTGATCCCCGTCACCATCCTCACCGGCTTCCTGGGCTCGGGCAAGACCACCTTGCTCAAGCGCCTGCTCTCCGAAGCCCACGGCCAGAAGATCGCCGTGATCGAGAACGAATTCGGCGAAGAGAACATCGACAACGACATCCTCGTGACCGAGTCCAAGGAGCAGATCGTGCAGATGAGCAACGGCTGCATCTGCTGCACCATCCGCGAAGACCTGCGCGAGACGCTGCAGCTGCTGGCCGCCAAGAAGCGCAAGAACCTGCTGGAGTTCGACCGCATCGTCATCGAGACCACCGGCGTGGCCGACCCCGGCCCCGTCGCGCAGACCTTCTTCATGGACGAGGAGATCGCCGAGACCTACCTCATCGATTCCATCATCACGCTGGTGGACGCCAAGCACGCGCCCCAGCAGCTCAACGACCGCCAGGAAGCGCGCCGCCAGGTGGGCTTTGCCGACCAGATCTTTTTGTCCAAGACCGATCTGGTCAGCGCCGAGGAAACCGACGCGCTGATCCATCGCCTGAAGCACATGAACCCGCGCGCGCCCATCAAGGCAGTGCATTTCGGCGAGGTGCCGCTGTCGGAAGTGCTGGACCTGCGGGGCTTCAACCTCAATGCCAAGCTGGACATCGACCCCGAGTTCCTCAAGGAAGAGGGCGACGGCCATGACCACCACGACCATGACCACGAGCATGGCGAGCACTGCAGCCACCCCTCGCACCAGCACGACCACGGGCATGGCCATCACCATCACCACGATGACGACGTGAAAAGCTTCGTCTTCCGCTCCGAGCGGCCGTTCGATCCGGCCAAGCTGGAGGATTTTCTCGGGGCGATTGTCAACATTTATGGCCCGCGCATGCTGCGCTACAAGGGCGTCCTGAACATGAAGGGCACCGAGCGCAAGGTGATCTTCCAGGGCGTGCACCAGCTCATGGGCAGCGACCTGGGCCCCCAGTGGGCCGAAGGCGAGCCGCGCACCAGTAAGATGGTCTTCATTGGCATCGACCTGCCCAAGGACATCTTTCTGCAGGGGCTGGAGCAGAGCCTGGTCTGA
- the rsmH gene encoding 16S rRNA (cytosine(1402)-N(4))-methyltransferase RsmH yields MTSSLQHTTVLLEEAVDALLGGVGATPAGTWVDATFGRGGHSRLILLRLGPQGRLVAFDKDPEAIAEATRITDARFSIRHEGFRHLADLPPASAAGVLMDLGVSSPQIDSPERGFSFRFDGPLDMRMDTTRGESVADWLATAEVGQIAEVIRDYGEERFAGPIAKAIVARREERGPLATTAELADLVAGAVKTREAGQNPATRTFQALRIFINAELEELQQALEASLSVLQPGGRLVVISFHSLEDRIVKQFIAKHSKEVYDRRAPFAAPQAMKLVALDRSKPGAAEVAANPRSRSAIMRVAERTEVQ; encoded by the coding sequence GTGACATCCTCCTTGCAACACACCACCGTCCTGCTCGAAGAAGCCGTGGATGCCCTGCTGGGCGGCGTCGGCGCCACGCCCGCGGGCACCTGGGTGGACGCGACCTTCGGGCGCGGGGGGCATTCGCGCCTCATCCTGCTTCGCCTGGGGCCGCAGGGGCGCCTTGTCGCCTTTGACAAGGACCCCGAAGCCATTGCCGAAGCAACGCGCATCACCGATGCGCGTTTTTCCATTCGGCACGAGGGTTTTCGCCATCTGGCCGACCTTCCGCCCGCCAGTGCGGCGGGCGTGCTGATGGACCTGGGCGTGAGCTCGCCCCAGATCGACAGCCCCGAGCGAGGCTTCAGTTTCCGTTTTGACGGCCCGCTGGACATGCGCATGGACACCACGCGCGGCGAAAGCGTGGCCGATTGGTTGGCCACGGCCGAAGTCGGTCAGATTGCGGAGGTGATACGTGACTACGGTGAAGAACGGTTTGCTGGCCCCATTGCAAAGGCGATTGTTGCTCGGCGCGAAGAACGGGGTCCTCTTGCAACCACCGCCGAACTGGCCGACCTCGTGGCTGGCGCGGTCAAAACCCGCGAAGCGGGCCAGAACCCTGCAACGCGCACATTTCAAGCTCTTCGGATTTTCATCAACGCCGAGCTTGAAGAGCTGCAACAGGCGCTAGAGGCCAGCCTCTCGGTGCTGCAGCCGGGCGGGCGGCTGGTGGTGATCAGCTTCCATTCGCTCGAAGACCGCATCGTCAAGCAGTTCATCGCCAAACACTCCAAGGAGGTCTACGACCGCCGCGCGCCCTTTGCCGCGCCCCAGGCCATGAAGCTCGTGGCCCTGGACCGCAGCAAGCCCGGTGCCGCCGAAGTGGCGGCCAACCCCCGTTCGCGCAGCGCCATCATGCGCGTGGCCGAGCGCACCGAGGTGCAGTGA
- the lepB gene encoding signal peptidase I: MLLKWIKSNRGFLVLLLCFGIFRTAVADWNPIPSGSMRPTLLEGDVVFVNRLAYDLKLPLTDVVLARLGEPARGDVVTFSSPRDGTRLIKRIAALPGDTVEMRDEVLYLNGEAARYDAPEAVTEHLAELGAQVPATRWTEHLQGHERRVQWLQGVTAHRSFGPVTVPEGQYLVLGDNRDNSADSRYIGFVPRHLLIGQARRVLVSADILENWAPRLGRIGHAL, from the coding sequence ATGCTGCTGAAATGGATCAAATCGAACCGTGGGTTCCTCGTGCTGCTGCTGTGCTTCGGCATCTTTCGCACGGCGGTGGCGGACTGGAATCCGATTCCTTCGGGGTCCATGCGGCCCACGCTGCTCGAAGGGGACGTGGTGTTCGTCAACCGGCTGGCCTATGACCTGAAGCTGCCGCTCACCGATGTGGTGCTGGCGCGCCTGGGCGAGCCCGCGCGGGGCGATGTGGTCACGTTCTCGTCACCGCGCGATGGCACGCGGCTGATCAAGCGCATCGCGGCGCTGCCGGGCGACACGGTGGAGATGCGCGACGAGGTGCTGTACCTCAACGGCGAGGCCGCACGCTACGACGCGCCCGAGGCGGTGACCGAACACCTGGCCGAGCTGGGCGCGCAGGTGCCCGCCACCCGCTGGACGGAGCACCTGCAGGGCCACGAGCGCCGGGTGCAATGGCTGCAGGGCGTGACGGCACACCGCAGCTTCGGCCCGGTGACGGTGCCCGAGGGCCAGTACCTGGTGCTGGGCGACAACCGCGACAACAGCGCGGACTCCCGCTACATCGGCTTCGTCCCGCGTCACCTGCTCATCGGCCAGGCGCGGCGCGTGCTGGTGTCGGCCGACATCCTGGAAAACTGGGCGCCGCGCCTGGGCCGCATCGGGCACGCGCTCTGA
- a CDS encoding class I SAM-dependent rRNA methyltransferase, giving the protein MKTLRLRPGKERSLLRRHPWIFESAIAKGGGDSGETVRVESHEGQFLAWAAFSPSSRIRARVWSFDEAQRIDAPFFIAACARSIIARARFDVQSDGVRLVHGESDGLPGLIVDRYGDTLVAQFTSAGTERWKDVIADALLRETGLAKLYERSDASVRALEGLPPATGWLRGGPTGAPGDGEGPPLELTIHEHQWNLTLNIAEGHKTGFYLDQRDSRKRFADYAQRLGFKDVLNCFCYTGGFSVAALAGMRASGASADGHVTSIDSSGPALERARAHVALNGFDLNHASFLDADVNASLRQFLKEGRRFDAIVLDPPKFAPTAAHAERAARAYKDINRLALQLLTPGGVLFTFSCSGGISADLFHKIVASAGADAGVDGFILERLGGAPDHPMTLEFPEGEYLKGLVVMRKG; this is encoded by the coding sequence ATGAAAACCCTTCGCCTTCGCCCTGGCAAAGAGCGCTCGCTCTTGCGCCGCCACCCCTGGATCTTTGAATCGGCCATCGCCAAGGGCGGCGGCGACAGCGGCGAGACCGTGCGCGTGGAATCGCACGAGGGCCAGTTCCTGGCCTGGGCGGCGTTCAGCCCCAGCTCGCGCATCCGCGCGCGGGTGTGGAGCTTTGACGAGGCGCAGCGTATCGATGCTCCTTTTTTCATAGCTGCTTGCGCGCGCTCCATCATCGCCAGAGCCCGTTTTGATGTACAAAGCGACGGTGTGCGCCTGGTGCACGGCGAGTCCGACGGCCTGCCGGGCCTCATCGTGGACCGCTATGGCGACACCCTGGTGGCGCAGTTCACCAGCGCCGGGACCGAGCGCTGGAAGGACGTGATCGCCGATGCCCTGCTGCGCGAGACGGGCCTGGCCAAGCTCTATGAACGCTCGGATGCCAGCGTGCGCGCGCTCGAAGGCCTCCCGCCCGCCACCGGCTGGCTGCGCGGCGGCCCCACGGGCGCGCCGGGCGACGGCGAAGGCCCGCCGCTCGAGCTCACCATCCACGAACACCAGTGGAACCTGACGCTGAACATCGCCGAAGGCCACAAGACCGGCTTCTACCTGGACCAGCGCGACAGCCGCAAGCGTTTTGCCGACTACGCGCAGCGCCTGGGCTTCAAGGATGTGCTCAACTGCTTTTGCTACACCGGCGGCTTCAGCGTGGCCGCGCTGGCCGGCATGCGCGCCAGCGGCGCATCGGCGGACGGGCATGTGACGTCCATCGACTCCTCGGGCCCGGCCCTGGAGCGCGCCCGCGCCCATGTGGCGCTCAACGGGTTCGACCTGAACCACGCGAGCTTCCTGGACGCGGACGTGAACGCCTCGCTGCGCCAGTTCCTCAAGGAAGGCCGGCGCTTCGACGCCATCGTGCTCGACCCGCCGAAGTTCGCGCCCACGGCGGCCCACGCCGAGCGCGCTGCACGCGCGTACAAGGACATCAACCGCCTGGCGCTGCAGCTGCTCACGCCGGGCGGCGTGCTGTTCACCTTCTCGTGCTCGGGCGGCATCAGCGCCGACCTGTTCCACAAGATCGTGGCATCTGCGGGCGCCGACGCGGGCGTGGACGGCTTCATCCTGGAGCGCCTGGGCGGCGCGCCCGACCACCCGATGACCCTGGAATTCCCCGAAGGCGAGTACCTCAAGGGGCTGGTGGTGATGCGCAAGGGCTGA
- the dksA gene encoding RNA polymerase-binding protein DksA gives MPTTVQAQPTYTAAKKDPKLANNWKTKSAAELTDAEVMAMPDSEYMNDKQMAFFRLKLVQLKQDIHNSAGETTEHLREDTVVVPDPADRATIEEEHALELRTRDRERKLLKKIEQSIARIDAGDYGYCDETGEPIGVGRLIARPTATLSLEAQQRRELKQKMFGD, from the coding sequence ATGCCCACGACCGTGCAAGCGCAGCCCACCTATACGGCTGCCAAAAAAGACCCCAAGCTGGCGAACAACTGGAAGACCAAGTCCGCCGCCGAGCTGACCGACGCCGAAGTCATGGCCATGCCTGACAGCGAGTACATGAACGACAAGCAGATGGCGTTCTTCCGCCTGAAGCTCGTGCAGCTCAAGCAGGACATCCACAACAGCGCCGGCGAAACCACCGAGCACCTGCGCGAAGACACCGTCGTCGTGCCCGATCCCGCCGACCGCGCCACGATCGAGGAAGAGCATGCCCTGGAGCTGCGCACCCGCGACCGCGAGCGCAAGCTGCTCAAGAAGATCGAGCAGTCCATTGCCCGCATCGACGCGGGCGACTATGGGTACTGCGATGAGACCGGCGAACCCATCGGCGTGGGCCGCCTGATCGCCCGCCCGACGGCCACGCTGTCGCTGGAAGCGCAGCAGCGCCGCGAACTCAAGCAGAAGATGTTTGGTGATTGA
- the ftsL gene encoding cell division protein FtsL, with protein sequence MTRLNVVLLVAVLASAIYLVHTQYESRRLFTELDRATAEARRLETEHQRLQVEKRAQATPLRVEKIARAQLNMRTATPAITQYVSDPQGVAAATAAAAASAAPSRTEGAQP encoded by the coding sequence ATGACAAGGCTCAACGTTGTCTTGCTGGTGGCCGTGCTGGCCAGCGCGATCTATCTCGTGCACACCCAGTACGAGTCGCGCCGCCTGTTCACCGAGCTCGACCGCGCCACCGCCGAGGCGCGCCGCCTGGAAACCGAACACCAGCGCCTGCAGGTGGAAAAGCGTGCGCAGGCCACGCCGCTGCGCGTGGAGAAGATCGCGCGCGCGCAGCTCAACATGCGCACGGCCACGCCGGCCATCACGCAGTATGTGTCCGACCCCCAAGGGGTGGCCGCCGCCACGGCCGCCGCGGCCGCCAGTGCGGCGCCGTCCCGGACCGAAGGAGCACAGCCATGA
- the hslU gene encoding ATP-dependent protease ATPase subunit HslU, with product MSSMTPQEIVSELDHHIVGQASAKRAVAIALRNRWRRQQVEGSLRQEITPKNILMIGPTGVGKTEIARRLARLADAPFIKVEATKFTEVGYVGKDVDSIIRDLAEMAVKQTRESEMKKVRTRAEDAAEERILDVLIPPARAAAGSEPAADNTARQVFRKKLREGALDDKEIEIDVAEGRPQLEIMGPQGMEEMTEQLRGMFSQMGQDKRKTRKLRIAEALKLLTDEEAGKLVNEDEIKARAVANAEQNGIVFIDEIDKVAARQETSGADVSRQGVQRDLLPLVEGTTVSTKYGMIKTDHILFIASGAFHLSRPSDLIPELQGRFPIRVELESLSVKDFEAILTQTHASLVKQYQALLATEGVTLEFATEGITRLAHIAFEVNERTENIGARRLSTVMERLLDEVSFDATRLSGQTVTVDAAYVDARLQTLSQDEDLSRYIL from the coding sequence ATGTCGTCCATGACCCCCCAGGAAATCGTCTCCGAGCTCGACCACCACATCGTGGGCCAGGCCAGCGCCAAGCGCGCGGTCGCCATCGCGCTGCGCAACCGCTGGCGCCGCCAGCAGGTCGAGGGCAGCCTGCGCCAGGAGATCACGCCCAAGAACATCCTCATGATCGGTCCCACCGGCGTGGGCAAGACCGAGATCGCGCGCCGCCTGGCCCGGCTGGCCGACGCGCCCTTCATCAAGGTCGAGGCCACCAAGTTCACCGAGGTGGGCTATGTGGGCAAGGACGTGGATTCCATCATCCGCGATCTCGCCGAAATGGCGGTGAAGCAGACCCGCGAGTCCGAGATGAAGAAGGTGCGCACCCGCGCCGAAGATGCGGCAGAGGAGCGCATCCTCGACGTGCTGATCCCGCCGGCCCGGGCCGCGGCAGGCAGCGAGCCCGCGGCGGACAACACGGCGCGGCAGGTGTTTCGCAAGAAGCTGCGCGAAGGCGCCCTGGACGACAAGGAGATCGAGATCGACGTGGCCGAGGGCCGCCCCCAGCTGGAGATCATGGGGCCCCAGGGCATGGAGGAAATGACCGAGCAGCTGCGCGGCATGTTCAGCCAGATGGGGCAGGACAAGCGCAAGACGCGCAAGCTCAGGATCGCCGAGGCCCTGAAGCTGCTCACCGACGAAGAGGCTGGCAAACTCGTCAACGAGGACGAGATCAAGGCCCGGGCCGTCGCCAATGCCGAGCAGAACGGCATCGTCTTCATCGACGAGATCGACAAGGTGGCCGCCCGCCAGGAGACCAGCGGCGCCGACGTGTCGCGCCAGGGCGTGCAGCGCGACCTGCTGCCGCTGGTGGAGGGCACGACCGTGTCCACCAAGTACGGGATGATCAAGACGGACCACATCCTGTTCATCGCCTCCGGTGCCTTTCACCTGTCCAGGCCCAGCGACCTCATTCCCGAGCTGCAGGGGCGTTTCCCGATCCGGGTCGAGCTGGAATCCCTGTCGGTGAAGGACTTCGAGGCCATCCTCACGCAGACCCATGCCTCCCTGGTCAAGCAGTACCAGGCCCTGCTGGCGACCGAAGGCGTCACGCTCGAGTTCGCGACCGAGGGGATCACGCGCCTGGCGCACATCGCGTTCGAGGTGAACGAACGCACCGAAAACATCGGCGCGCGCCGCCTGTCCACCGTCATGGAGCGCCTGCTGGACGAGGTGAGTTTTGATGCCACGCGCCTGTCGGGCCAGACGGTCACCGTGGACGCCGCCTACGTGGACGCCCGCCTGCAGACGCTGAGCCAGGACGAGGACCTGTCGCGCTACATCCTGTGA
- the hslV gene encoding ATP-dependent protease subunit HslV: protein MDSSPNQSPVFHGTTILSVRRETPAGIQVAIGGDGQVTLGNIVVKGTARKVRKLYHGKVLAGFAGATADAFTLFERFEAKLEKHQGHLTRAAIELTKDWRTDRVLRRLEAMLAVADASASLIITGNGDVLEPEQGIVAIGSGGAYAHSAAKALLVNTDLSAQDIVKKSLEIAGELCIYTNMNHTIETL, encoded by the coding sequence ATGGACTCATCACCAAACCAATCCCCGGTGTTCCACGGCACCACCATCCTGAGCGTGCGCCGCGAGACCCCGGCAGGCATCCAAGTGGCCATTGGCGGCGACGGCCAGGTCACCCTGGGCAACATCGTGGTCAAGGGCACGGCCCGCAAGGTGCGCAAGCTCTACCATGGCAAGGTGCTTGCGGGCTTCGCGGGGGCCACGGCCGATGCCTTCACGCTGTTCGAGCGTTTCGAGGCCAAGCTCGAAAAGCACCAGGGCCACCTCACGCGCGCGGCCATCGAGCTCACCAAGGACTGGCGCACCGACCGCGTGCTGCGCCGCCTGGAAGCCATGCTGGCGGTGGCCGATGCGAGCGCGTCGCTCATCATCACGGGCAACGGCGATGTGCTCGAACCAGAGCAGGGCATCGTGGCCATTGGCTCGGGCGGCGCCTATGCGCACTCGGCCGCCAAGGCGCTGCTGGTGAACACCGATTTGTCCGCGCAGGACATCGTCAAGAAATCGCTCGAAATCGCCGGCGAACTGTGCATCTACACCAACATGAACCACACCATCGAGACGCTCTGA